ATCGTCAGACTTTGTAACTCCAGTGATTGTACCAGCAACAGAGGCATTGAAAATCGCGTTGTTGCTCTTTTCACCTGTGGGGTAGACCTGACCCCGTCCTCGGTTGCCACCGACATGGATGGAGTATTTACCAAAGGAGACGGATTTATCCGTTTTAGGATCGGGGGAAAGCACTGGGAAGACAATTTCCTGGTATTGGTCACCGGGAAGTGGACCGACCAAAACAATGTTTTGCTTATCGTCGGCGTAAGGCTGGAACAAATAGCTAGGACCAACTTCTTCCTTCATCTCTTCGGGAATACGGTCTTCCGGAGCAATCTTAAAGCCTTCTGGCAACATCAAGACTGCACCAACGTTCAAAGGACCTTTTTCACCGTTGGCTTGAACCTGTTGAACACTGGTGTCGTAGGGGATTTTAACTACCGCTTTGAACACAGTGTCGGGTAATACGGCTTGTGGGATCTCAACTTGCGTAGGCTTTGCACCCAAGTGGCAGTTGGCACAAACAATCCGCCCAGTGGCTTCACGAGGAGTTTCATAGTTTTGCTGTGCCCAGAAGGGGTAAGCAGCAGCAGATTGAGGCAGGGCGAGATCGCTGGTTAACAGAAGGGTGAGGGTGGCGATCGCCACTAAGACACTCTTGATCGCAACCTTACCGCTCTGAAGCGACAGCGTTGACCAAAACGTTGATTTCATGTGTAGTGTGTGTTCGATATCAAAGGATGTAGACAGGAGGAGGAGGTTCACAAAGGCAGCAGACTGGAAAGGACTATGCCCACCAGGGAGCATCCCCTGTGCGGAAATCGGTTTCAGTCCAGGGAGTCAAAGAAATTGTGCCATCTTCGGTGACATCAGCGTGAGCCAGTGCCAGTGAGAGCGGAGCGGGACCACGAACCACTTTGCCAGTGCCGTCGTACTGGGAACCGTGGCAGGGGCAGATGAACTTGCCTTCGTTGCCATTCCAGGGCACGACACAACCCAGGTGAGTGCAAACAGCATTGATACCATAGTTGGCGATCGCATCAGAACTCTCAACCACAATGTAAGTGGGATCGCCCTTCAAGCCTTGAGCCAAAGCACGCTCACCCGGTGTATGGCTTGCCAGAAAATCGCTGACGATAATATCCTTACCCAGAGCATCTTTAGCAGTAACACCACCTCCGGTCGCACCACTTGAAGGGGGAATGAAATACTTCACCACAGGGTAGAGCGCACCCAAAACGGTAGTTGCCCCAGCCCCAAGCAAGAGTGCATTCATAAATTGGCGACGACCCAAATCGGGTACATCAGGATTTCCAGAGAGTTGAGCCATGATATTTGAACAAAAAGATGGATGAGGACAAATGGAATTAGTAATTTAGGCGCGTAGTCCTATTGCTTTCTGAAGCTGACTTCTAAATCGAGAATGAACCAATCAAGATAAGAAGTGTGAGTAAAATTACCGCTTCGCTGGAAGCGATCGCTACCGAAAGCGATGGTTTACAGTTTTTCTAGAAGTATTATTACATCCCACTGGATCAGGATCACCATTTGCCATCAAGACTCTTGCTTTCGTAAAGAGATGTGAAGTTTTTGAATAATTAATGTTACAAAAGGGGCACTAATGACTGGAGAAGATTTGCATCAACTATTGCTCAGCAAATGGGGGCGATCGTACGACATTCAAATTCGTCGGACGCAGGGCAAAATTTTTGTTCAAATTATGTGGAAATACCTGGAGCAGGCATCATTTCCTCTCTCCGAAAGCGAATACCTGGAACATCTTGAAACCGTCTCAAACTACCTCAACGCCTGGGGAGGGACAGAGCAATTTGCCGCCTTTATCGAGCAGACGAGCGATCGCCCCCGCACAGGTAAAGCCGTCAATATTCCCATTGATTTAGGCGAACGCGCCTCTGAGTGGCTGCTAGAGGAGTTTTGAGGGCTTAGTCAATGGGCAATCGTCAATCGTTAATAGTGCTGAGGACTGAGTCAGGCATCTCGATTCAAAACTTTACCATCCATCCACTCGTTTACCGATCTACTCCCTACTCTCTATTTCCCAATCAGTTTAGTCATGCCAATGCCACCGA
Above is a genomic segment from Oscillatoria sp. FACHB-1407 containing:
- the petA gene encoding cytochrome f; amino-acid sequence: MKSTFWSTLSLQSGKVAIKSVLVAIATLTLLLTSDLALPQSAAAYPFWAQQNYETPREATGRIVCANCHLGAKPTQVEIPQAVLPDTVFKAVVKIPYDTSVQQVQANGEKGPLNVGAVLMLPEGFKIAPEDRIPEEMKEEVGPSYLFQPYADDKQNIVLVGPLPGDQYQEIVFPVLSPDPKTDKSVSFGKYSIHVGGNRGRGQVYPTGEKSNNAIFNASVAGTITGVTKSDDGGYKVTIQPKEGAAVVDTVPPGPELLVAEGQEVAAGAALTSNPNVGGFGQVDGEVVLQSPTRVGGLIAFLAAVTVTQIMLVLKKKQVERVQAAEMNF
- a CDS encoding DUF3067 family protein; its protein translation is MTGEDLHQLLLSKWGRSYDIQIRRTQGKIFVQIMWKYLEQASFPLSESEYLEHLETVSNYLNAWGGTEQFAAFIEQTSDRPRTGKAVNIPIDLGERASEWLLEEF
- the petC gene encoding cytochrome b6-f complex iron-sulfur subunit, encoding MAQLSGNPDVPDLGRRQFMNALLLGAGATTVLGALYPVVKYFIPPSSGATGGGVTAKDALGKDIIVSDFLASHTPGERALAQGLKGDPTYIVVESSDAIANYGINAVCTHLGCVVPWNGNEGKFICPCHGSQYDGTGKVVRGPAPLSLALAHADVTEDGTISLTPWTETDFRTGDAPWWA